From a region of the Xyrauchen texanus isolate HMW12.3.18 chromosome 39, RBS_HiC_50CHRs, whole genome shotgun sequence genome:
- the LOC127632978 gene encoding nucleus accumbens-associated protein 1-like, whose protein sequence is MAQMLQMAIPNFGNNILECLNEQRLQGLYCDVSVVVKGHTFKAHRAVLAASSSYFRDLFNSGSKSSVVELPPAVQPQSFQQILSFCYTGRLSMNLGDQFLLMYTAGFLQIQQIMEKGTEFFLKVSSPSCDSQGLHTEETQPSEPQSPVTQTGSVVATAAARPASCLTPLPLVSRVKAEQQPQVQQSQQDASSYSVVCTPVAKRLWEGGSREGGGGSGGGGGMRKAARYSQEAARGVGGAPPQSATLMAVSGTTNSNNNNNNNNSTPEGASSGTPSVYTSDSPISYRDDDEEEEIIDETAEEQYRQICNMYTMYSMLNVGVTASERVESLPDHLTVESRGRGVRVRQELASLPTELIAQIGNRCHPKLYEEGDPAEKLELVTGTSVFISRAQLMNCHVSAGTRHKVLLRRLLAAFFDRSTLANSCGTGIRSSTNDPNRKPLDSRVLHAVKFYCQNFAPSFKESEMNAIAADMCTNARRVVRKSWIPKLKLLMAESDAYASFLPDAAKMESDGLGVEPSFETGSLEGGTASESGQSSTDAL, encoded by the exons ATGGCTCAGATGCTGCAGATGGCGATTCCCAACTTTGGCAACAATATTTTGGAGTGTCTTAATGAGCAGCGGCTTCAGGGTCTGTACTGTGATGTGTCAGTGGTGGTGAAGGGGCACACATTTAAAGCCCACCGGGCAGTGTTGGCTGCCAGCAGCTCCTACTTTCGAGATTTGTTCAACTCTGGAAGCAAGAGTTCTGTCGTGGAGTTGCCACCAGCGGTCCAACCGCAGAGCTTCCAGCAGATCCTTTCCTTCTGTTACACCGGCCGACTTAGCATGAACTTGGGAGATCAGTTTCTCTTAATGTACACAGCGGGATTCCTGCAGATCCAGCAGATTATGGAAAAAGGCACCGAGTTCTTCCTAAAGGTAAGCTCCCCAAGTTGTGACTCACAGGGTCTTCACACAGAAGAAACCCAGCCCTCAGAACCCCAGAGCCCCGTTACTCAAACTGGGAGTGTGGTCGCCACGGCGGCAGCTCGACCCGCCTCCTGCCTCACACCCCTTCCGCTGGTGTCAAGGGTGAAAGCTGAGCAGCAACCTCAGGTCCAGCAGTCCCAACAAGATGCATCGTCATATTCGGTGGTGTGCACTCCAGTCGCAAAGCGTCTCTGGGAAGGGGGGAGCCGTGAAGGAGGTGGAGGttcaggaggagggggaggaatGAGAAAAGCGGCCCGCTATTCACAGGAGGCGGCACGGGGAGTGGGAGGGGCACCTCCTCAAAGTGCAACCTTAATGGCTGTAAGCGGGACTACTAAcagcaacaataacaacaacaacaacaacagcacgcCGGAGGGCGCCAGCTCAGGCACACCCAGTGTCTACACCAGCGACTCGCCAATCTCTTACCGTGACgatgatgaagaggaggagaTTATAGATGAAACGGCAGAAGAGCAGTACAGACAAATCTGTAACATGTATACCATGTACAGCATGCTGAATGTAGGGGTGACAG CCAGCGAACGAGTGGAATCCCTACCAGACCACCTCACAGTTGAATCTAGAGGAAGGGGAGTTCGAGTGCGGCAAGAACTGGCCTCTCTTCCCACTGAGCTCATTGCACAAATTGGAAACCGCTGTCATCCTAAACTCTATGAAGAAGGTGACCCTGCTGAGAAACTGGAGCTAGTAACAGGCACCAGTGTCTTCATTTCACGCGCTCAGCTGATGAACTGTCACGTCAGTGCGGGCACACGCCATAAAGTACTACTCAGGCGTCTCCTCGCTGCCTTTTTTGACCG AAGCACTCTTGCAAACAGCTGCGGGACAGGCATTCGGTCCTCCACAAATGACCCCAACCGTAAACCACTGGACAGTCGAGTTCTTCACGCTGTTAAGT TTTACTGCCAGAACTTTGCTCCTAGTTTCAAAGAAAGCGAAATGAACGCGATCGCTGCGGACATGTGCACTAACGCACGACGCGTGGTACGTAAGAGCTGGATCCCCAAATTGAAGCTCCTGATGGCAGAAAGTGATGCTTATGCCAGCTTCCTTCCGGACGCTGCCAAAATGGAGTCTGACGGCTTGGGGGTGGAGCCTTCCTTTGAAACAGGATCTCTGGAGGGTGGTACGGCCTCTGAATCTGGCCAATCGTCTACGGATGCCCTGTAA